In Ferroplasma sp., a single window of DNA contains:
- a CDS encoding 50S ribosomal protein L19e, whose product MKMSSIREISADELKVGKSRVWIDTNNLDKVLDATSRDDIKKLIGLNVIQKKDKKNHSNQRLKKRINQLSKGRRRGPGSVRGTKYARYPRKRRWITTIRALRNELKTLKEKDAIDRTTYRKYYRTIKSGSFTSRAQLVSHLKTESLIKEDKNENNTSS is encoded by the coding sequence ATGAAAATGTCTAGCATAAGGGAAATCTCGGCAGATGAGCTGAAAGTAGGCAAATCAAGGGTATGGATAGATACAAATAACCTTGATAAAGTACTGGATGCCACATCAAGAGACGATATTAAAAAGTTAATCGGACTCAATGTTATACAGAAGAAGGATAAGAAAAACCATTCAAATCAGCGCTTAAAGAAGAGAATAAACCAGCTAAGCAAAGGGAGAAGAAGGGGTCCAGGATCTGTCAGGGGCACAAAATACGCAAGGTATCCCAGGAAGAGAAGATGGATAACAACCATAAGGGCACTGAGAAATGAATTAAAGACATTAAAAGAAAAAGATGCCATCGACAGGACTACCTACCGCAAATATTATAGAACCATAAAAAGTGGGTCCTTTACTTCAAGAGCTCAGCTTGTTTCGCATCTAAAGACAGAATCATTAATAAAGGAGGATAAAAATGAAAACAACACCAGTTCTTAA
- a CDS encoding 50S ribosomal protein L32e has protein sequence MSYKPLLTKEQKILLKKKNEANRRRVEFHRQEWFRYKKFDDSWRRPRGKHSKLRTHLGYRPPVVSPGYRTPKAVRGLHPSGFREVLVHNVKELSLINPDLEGARIASTVGYKKRIDIESEAENLGIHVFNKVVK, from the coding sequence ATGAGCTATAAACCCTTATTAACTAAGGAACAGAAAATACTATTAAAAAAGAAAAATGAAGCAAATAGGAGAAGGGTAGAATTCCATAGACAGGAATGGTTTAGGTATAAGAAGTTTGACGATTCGTGGAGAAGGCCAAGAGGAAAGCATTCAAAGCTCAGAACACATCTCGGTTACAGGCCACCTGTTGTGAGCCCGGGTTACAGAACCCCGAAGGCCGTTCGTGGACTGCATCCATCCGGATTCAGGGAGGTTCTTGTACATAATGTTAAGGAGCTGTCACTCATAAATCCTGATCTGGAAGGAGCAAGAATAGCCTCGACAGTAGGTTATAAGAAAAGAATTGATATCGAATCAGAGGCCGAGAATCTTGGTATACATGTATTTAATAAGGTGGTAAAATGA
- a CDS encoding 50S ribosomal protein L6 yields MINWKDKMELKIPEGINVDIDGTVINVKGKLGSTSRNFRDKYVKVYKKENSIIIAVSKENKFTNGIVGTWYSELNLVFHGVTEGFKYEMKIDFTHFPMRVSVRGDLLYVENFLGSKAPRIAKIKNCKVSVKGDRVIIEGIDKRDMGDTASNIERATYIKHFDARVFQDGIYLLKGVNPDEL; encoded by the coding sequence ATGATAAATTGGAAAGATAAAATGGAATTAAAAATTCCAGAGGGAATAAACGTGGACATTGATGGGACAGTAATCAATGTCAAGGGCAAGCTTGGTTCAACATCCAGGAATTTCAGGGACAAATATGTAAAGGTCTATAAAAAGGAAAACTCCATAATAATAGCTGTTAGCAAGGAAAACAAATTCACTAATGGCATAGTAGGAACCTGGTATTCCGAACTCAACCTGGTATTTCATGGTGTCACTGAGGGCTTCAAATATGAAATGAAAATAGATTTTACTCATTTCCCTATGAGGGTTTCAGTTCGTGGAGACCTTCTTTACGTGGAGAACTTTCTGGGTAGCAAGGCACCAAGAATTGCAAAAATCAAGAATTGCAAGGTATCTGTAAAAGGAGACCGTGTTATTATTGAGGGTATAGATAAGAGAGATATGGGAGACACTGCATCAAATATAGAAAGGGCTACATACATAAAGCACTTTGATGCAAGGGTCTTCCAGGATGGGATATATCTATTAAAGGGGGTGAACCCAGATGAGCTATAA
- a CDS encoding 30S ribosomal protein S8, translating into MKSDPLNDVINTIKMASRIGENEITIAPASRIIGRVLKVMQDYNYIKSFEVIEEERGGKFNVKLSDTINNCGVIKPRLSVTRSSIGRYESRYLPAQDFGIIILTTTKGVMSHLEARKFGIGGKLLAYIY; encoded by the coding sequence ATGAAAAGTGATCCTTTAAATGATGTAATAAACACAATTAAAATGGCCTCCCGTATCGGGGAGAATGAGATAACAATTGCACCTGCTTCAAGAATAATAGGAAGAGTCCTGAAAGTTATGCAGGATTATAACTATATTAAAAGCTTTGAGGTAATAGAGGAGGAAAGAGGCGGAAAATTCAACGTCAAACTCAGCGATACAATAAATAACTGTGGTGTAATAAAACCACGGTTATCTGTTACAAGATCCAGCATAGGAAGATATGAATCAAGATATCTCCCTGCACAGGATTTCGGGATAATTATTCTCACCACAACAAAGGGTGTGATGAGCCACCTCGAAGCTAGGAAATTCGGCATTGGTGGCAAGCTTCTGGCCTATATTTATTGA
- a CDS encoding 30S ribosomal protein S14 gives MQVKLQPKKNYGHSQGCVRCGRKRGLVRRYGIRLCRQCFRETAEKIGFRKYS, from the coding sequence ATGCAGGTAAAATTACAGCCAAAAAAGAATTATGGGCACTCACAGGGATGTGTCAGATGCGGAAGAAAAAGAGGCCTGGTAAGGAGATATGGTATCAGGCTATGCAGGCAATGTTTCAGGGAAACGGCTGAGAAGATCGGTTTCCGAAAATATAGTTGA
- a CDS encoding 50S ribosomal protein L5 gives MMSKTENPMRKISIDKVVINIGVGAAGERLTKATKVIELLTGHKPVITTAKKTIRDFNIRKGLSIGAKVTLRKADAYKFLKEAFYAKDYKIPVYSFDRQGNAYFGITDYTDFKGMKYDPDIGIFGMDIAIVLKRAGGYRLPRRRIGAKGIPASIGISREESIKFLEENFNAQIVR, from the coding sequence ATGATGAGTAAAACAGAGAATCCAATGAGAAAAATCTCCATAGACAAGGTTGTTATAAATATAGGTGTTGGTGCGGCAGGCGAGAGATTAACAAAGGCCACAAAGGTTATTGAACTCCTGACGGGCCATAAACCTGTTATAACAACTGCAAAGAAGACTATAAGGGATTTCAATATAAGAAAAGGCCTCAGCATAGGGGCAAAAGTCACACTTAGAAAGGCTGATGCATACAAGTTTCTGAAGGAGGCATTTTATGCAAAGGATTACAAGATACCCGTATATTCCTTCGACAGGCAGGGGAATGCATACTTCGGAATAACCGACTATACCGATTTCAAGGGGATGAAATATGATCCTGATATCGGGATATTTGGTATGGATATAGCCATAGTCCTTAAGAGGGCCGGGGGGTACAGACTTCCCAGAAGGAGAATAGGTGCCAAGGGAATACCTGCCAGTATAGGTATATCCAGAGAGGAAAGCATAAAATTCCTCGAAGAAAACTTTAATGCTCAGATAGTGAGGTAA
- a CDS encoding 30S ribosomal protein S4e, whose product MKTKIMMASRKLKIPRKTNFWSVTPTPATHKKQDSIPMLIVLRDYLKLGDKEREITRILNNNLVRVDGKIVKDRRFPVGFMDVLTIEGMDNDYIIMYDSKGKLVARKNPQENKGIKLFKVVRKTVAGNNKIQLGMHDGKTITTDRKDIHTSDVLLMKVPDLEIVDVLKLADGDKVFITGGSHVGELASIKSIEVKQSSVKNMVHLNEGFSTIKDYIFVVGTPKYTFRTPDLEVTRNDE is encoded by the coding sequence ATGAAAACTAAGATAATGATGGCCTCGAGAAAACTGAAAATACCCAGAAAAACAAATTTCTGGTCAGTTACTCCGACTCCGGCCACACATAAGAAGCAGGATTCAATTCCCATGCTTATTGTACTGAGGGATTATTTAAAGCTCGGCGACAAGGAGCGTGAGATAACAAGAATATTAAACAACAACCTGGTACGTGTGGATGGAAAGATTGTTAAGGATAGAAGATTTCCTGTGGGATTCATGGACGTGCTTACAATTGAAGGCATGGACAATGATTATATCATAATGTATGATTCGAAGGGCAAGCTGGTTGCAAGGAAGAACCCCCAGGAAAATAAGGGTATAAAATTGTTCAAAGTTGTGAGAAAAACCGTAGCTGGTAACAATAAAATACAGCTTGGAATGCATGACGGGAAAACCATTACAACAGATAGGAAGGATATACACACATCGGATGTTTTGCTGATGAAGGTGCCAGACCTTGAGATAGTGGATGTTCTGAAACTGGCTGACGGTGATAAGGTATTTATTACTGGTGGTTCCCATGTGGGAGAACTTGCATCAATAAAATCTATCGAGGTAAAGCAGTCTTCAGTCAAAAATATGGTGCATTTGAATGAGGGTTTTTCCACAATTAAGGATTATATCTTTGTTGTGGGAACACCAAAATATACATTCAGGACTCCTGATCTGGAGGTGACCAGAAATGATGAGTAA
- the rplX gene encoding 50S ribosomal protein L24, whose product MLNTKINVALNQELRKKYGIRRFPVVKGDIVKIVSGSRKGEGGKVIAVSHKTNKISIEGITLPKADGKQVAYYIDHSNLVITKLDLSIEGRYNKIKDITARRNLPAPEPEKPAESEATPVESEPVEEQTEGETIDLPEQEDENDASTEEDKNLGEDDNNEN is encoded by the coding sequence ATGTTAAATACAAAAATAAATGTGGCATTAAACCAGGAACTAAGGAAGAAATACGGTATACGCCGCTTTCCAGTGGTAAAGGGGGATATCGTGAAAATTGTTTCTGGATCCAGAAAGGGAGAAGGAGGCAAGGTAATTGCAGTTAGCCATAAAACAAACAAAATCTCAATAGAGGGGATTACCTTACCAAAGGCAGATGGAAAGCAGGTTGCCTATTATATTGATCATAGCAATCTTGTGATAACAAAACTTGACCTTTCCATTGAGGGTAGATATAACAAGATTAAAGATATAACAGCAAGAAGAAACCTGCCCGCACCTGAACCGGAAAAACCGGCGGAGTCGGAAGCAACACCGGTCGAATCCGAGCCAGTTGAAGAACAAACAGAGGGTGAGACTATTGACCTCCCGGAACAGGAAGATGAAAACGATGCTTCTACGGAAGAGGATAAAAATTTAGGAGAGGATGATAATAATGAAAACTAA
- the rpl14p gene encoding 50S ribosomal protein L14: MKGISGNESRGLPLGAVIPCADNTGAKVISLIGVKDLHTVARRIPAAGIGDLFIASVKKGTPEMRAKVVYAVVVRQRRPYRRADGNIIEFEDNAAVLVTPEGEVRGSEIKGPVAREAAERWPRIAAIASTIV, translated from the coding sequence ATGAAAGGGATTTCAGGAAATGAATCAAGAGGGCTTCCACTGGGTGCTGTTATTCCGTGCGCAGACAACACCGGTGCAAAGGTGATCAGCTTGATAGGAGTGAAGGATTTACACACAGTTGCAAGGAGAATACCGGCAGCGGGAATTGGAGACCTGTTTATTGCCAGTGTCAAAAAAGGAACCCCAGAAATGCGTGCAAAAGTAGTGTATGCTGTGGTTGTAAGACAGAGAAGACCATATAGAAGGGCAGATGGCAATATAATAGAATTCGAAGATAATGCGGCTGTTCTTGTTACCCCAGAGGGAGAGGTAAGGGGTTCAGAAATTAAAGGGCCAGTTGCCAGAGAGGCAGCTGAGAGATGGCCAAGAATTGCCGCAATAGCATCTACAATAGTATGA
- a CDS encoding 30S ribosomal protein S17 — MRNIGIDVKPPEKECNDVNCPFHGELPVRGQILTGKVVSVKMKRSVVIRREAKVYIKKYERYKTKFTKYHAHLPDCIDVKVGDSVRAAECRKLAKTIDFVVIEKVN; from the coding sequence ATGAGAAATATAGGAATAGATGTTAAGCCACCCGAAAAGGAGTGCAATGATGTCAATTGCCCCTTTCATGGGGAGCTACCGGTCAGGGGACAAATACTCACCGGTAAGGTTGTTTCAGTAAAGATGAAGCGAAGCGTGGTGATTCGCAGGGAAGCAAAGGTATACATTAAGAAATATGAAAGATATAAAACCAAATTCACGAAATACCACGCACACCTTCCTGACTGCATCGATGTAAAAGTCGGTGACAGCGTAAGGGCAGCAGAATGCAGGAAACTGGCAAAAACAATTGACTTTGTAGTGATCGAGAAGGTGAACTAA
- a CDS encoding ribonuclease P protein subunit: protein MNTNEVYLKELIGKYIKVKNSPNMNNVGINGKIIDESRNMIAIDAGSKVCNIPKTGAVFRVEFGDAWYDIHGDAILLKPEDRTKEKRKIYKKLRRYDSR from the coding sequence ATGAATACTAATGAAGTCTATTTAAAGGAATTAATAGGTAAGTATATCAAAGTCAAGAATTCGCCTAACATGAATAATGTAGGCATTAATGGTAAGATAATTGACGAATCAAGGAATATGATTGCAATAGATGCCGGGAGTAAGGTATGTAATATACCCAAAACCGGCGCTGTATTCCGTGTGGAGTTTGGTGATGCCTGGTATGATATCCATGGTGATGCCATACTGCTTAAACCGGAAGACAGAACCAAGGAGAAAAGAAAAATATACAAAAAACTGAGGAGGTATGATTCAAGATGA
- the yciH gene encoding stress response translation initiation inhibitor YciH — protein MKDKDFTGMPKELQPWEGFNRDSELVKISVDKRRYGKLVTVIDGIDPKTENINEIAKALKKKAASGGTVKDGKSIELQGDHRDVMKRELESMGFKVQMA, from the coding sequence ATGAAAGATAAAGATTTCACAGGAATGCCAAAGGAACTGCAGCCTTGGGAAGGATTTAACCGTGACAGTGAGCTTGTAAAAATCAGTGTTGACAAGAGAAGATATGGAAAGCTTGTCACAGTTATTGATGGAATAGATCCGAAAACAGAAAACATCAACGAGATTGCCAAAGCATTGAAGAAAAAGGCCGCCTCAGGTGGAACCGTAAAAGATGGGAAAAGCATAGAATTGCAGGGCGATCACAGAGATGTTATGAAGAGAGAGCTGGAAAGCATGGGATTCAAGGTTCAGATGGCATGA
- the rpmC gene encoding 50S ribosomal protein L29, with protein MEMKARELREMTPEELNEKLKSLKESLLKERSAIAMGGAPASPGTMHSIKKQIARILTIMEEKR; from the coding sequence ATGGAAATGAAGGCAAGAGAATTAAGGGAGATGACTCCGGAAGAACTGAATGAGAAACTAAAATCACTGAAAGAGTCTCTTCTTAAAGAGAGATCTGCAATTGCCATGGGTGGAGCTCCTGCAAGCCCGGGCACCATGCACTCTATAAAGAAGCAGATAGCCAGGATACTTACCATAATGGAGGAAAAAAGATAA
- a CDS encoding 30S ribosomal protein S3: MKEKKFVSDNIKKLLVTEYLQSENDSAGFGGMEMKRTPFGTNITLYVNRPGLVIGRHGSKIKAMTATLESKYGLESPQIEVKEVENPDLNPQVISKKIALSLEKGWNYRKAGNTTLRRIIDQHARGVLIRIGGKISGERARTQKFMFGEIKYSGEPARSGVISGYSVAMLKTGAIGIYVRLLRQDYRLPDEISINTAAKVPVAPEKPETNDSSEVE, encoded by the coding sequence ATGAAGGAGAAGAAATTTGTTAGTGATAACATTAAAAAACTGCTTGTTACCGAATATTTACAATCTGAGAACGATAGTGCAGGTTTCGGTGGAATGGAGATGAAGAGAACACCGTTCGGGACAAATATAACACTGTACGTAAACAGGCCTGGCCTCGTAATAGGAAGGCACGGGTCTAAAATAAAGGCCATGACTGCAACCCTTGAATCAAAATATGGGCTTGAATCACCACAGATAGAGGTCAAAGAAGTAGAGAACCCCGATCTTAATCCTCAGGTTATTTCAAAGAAAATAGCCCTGTCTCTTGAAAAAGGCTGGAATTACAGAAAAGCAGGAAATACAACGTTAAGGAGAATAATAGACCAGCATGCAAGAGGAGTTCTGATAAGAATAGGCGGGAAGATATCCGGTGAGCGTGCCAGAACCCAGAAATTCATGTTCGGCGAGATAAAATATTCTGGGGAACCAGCCAGGTCCGGAGTGATAAGTGGCTACTCTGTGGCCATGCTCAAAACCGGCGCTATTGGCATATATGTCAGGCTACTAAGACAGGATTACCGTCTTCCTGATGAAATATCAATTAATACGGCGGCTAAGGTTCCTGTTGCACCAGAGAAGCCGGAAACTAATGACAGTAGTGAGGTAGAATAA
- a CDS encoding 50S ribosomal protein L22, with amino-acid sequence MKGYSIDNMPEKHARAQVKETDISLKDAVNVAHFIRGMNLESAKNTLDLVLEKKMAVPYFRYLDSVSHRKAVGPGRYPVKAVKAFKKLLDDVSANAEFKGLTDDLKIYHISASKGRMIKKFTPKAYGRAGAFFKDLINLDVVVIENEKE; translated from the coding sequence ATGAAAGGATACAGTATAGATAATATGCCGGAAAAGCACGCTAGAGCACAGGTAAAGGAGACAGATATATCCTTAAAGGACGCAGTTAATGTTGCCCATTTCATTAGGGGCATGAATCTGGAGTCAGCCAAAAATACACTGGATCTTGTTCTTGAAAAGAAAATGGCAGTCCCATATTTCAGGTACCTTGATTCAGTATCGCACAGGAAGGCTGTTGGTCCTGGAAGATACCCAGTTAAGGCAGTAAAGGCATTCAAAAAACTGCTTGACGATGTTTCAGCCAACGCAGAATTCAAGGGATTGACTGATGACCTGAAGATATACCATATCTCCGCATCTAAGGGAAGAATGATTAAAAAATTTACCCCGAAGGCATATGGAAGGGCCGGGGCATTCTTTAAAGACCTTATAAACCTGGATGTAGTCGTAATAGAAAATGAAAAGGAGTGA
- a CDS encoding 30S ribosomal protein S19 produces MVVRRQVTVKSIKRRARKAQKAITGRAREFSYRGKSIEELEEMELPELLEIFPARVRRSYNREMNHEQKKVFDDLLGDKETIKTHVRDIIILPQFIGKKIELYNGTSYLKFEIKPEMIGHYLGEFAPTRKEVKHSGPGVGATRSSKFLPLK; encoded by the coding sequence ATGGTAGTTAGGAGACAGGTAACAGTAAAATCTATTAAAAGAAGGGCCCGAAAAGCCCAGAAAGCCATAACAGGAAGGGCCAGAGAGTTTTCCTACCGTGGAAAGTCCATAGAAGAGCTGGAAGAAATGGAGCTTCCGGAACTTCTTGAAATTTTCCCGGCACGTGTGAGGAGATCATATAACAGGGAAATGAACCATGAGCAGAAGAAAGTATTTGACGATCTTCTTGGGGATAAAGAAACAATTAAAACTCATGTAAGAGATATTATCATACTTCCACAGTTTATAGGCAAGAAAATAGAGCTTTATAACGGCACATCATATTTGAAATTTGAAATAAAGCCAGAAATGATAGGTCATTATCTGGGGGAGTTTGCACCGACGAGAAAAGAAGTAAAGCATTCCGGTCCAGGAGTCGGAGCTACAAGGTCATCAAAATTCCTGCCACTGAAGTGA
- a CDS encoding 50S ribosomal protein L2: MGKHIVAQRRGHGSLTYMSPSHRHLSEIKHLSDGNYTVYDIVQAPGRNAPILSLKNEKNEINYMIAFNGAFKGQKLYSGEMGNSNPGTTTTLSKIDDGTYVYNIENHPGDGGKFCRTAGSSGLIISHGNYVSVKLPSGKTRELNPNCHATVGVVAGSGARDIPILKAGRHIKYLQSKAKRAYTVRGVAMNAVNHPHGGGNHQHVGGPSTVARGAPPGAKVGRLSPKRRDKKW, translated from the coding sequence ATGGGAAAACATATAGTAGCACAGAGAAGAGGACACGGCTCATTAACATACATGAGCCCGAGCCATAGACATCTATCAGAAATAAAGCATCTTTCTGATGGTAATTACACAGTATATGATATTGTGCAGGCTCCGGGAAGAAATGCTCCAATTCTATCACTAAAAAATGAAAAAAATGAAATAAATTACATGATAGCTTTTAATGGCGCATTTAAAGGACAAAAACTTTATTCTGGAGAAATGGGCAATTCAAACCCAGGTACAACCACAACACTATCCAAGATAGATGATGGAACCTACGTATACAATATTGAAAATCATCCCGGAGATGGTGGAAAGTTTTGCAGAACGGCAGGGTCATCCGGCCTTATAATAAGTCATGGAAATTATGTATCGGTTAAGCTTCCCTCAGGGAAAACCAGAGAGCTGAATCCGAACTGCCATGCCACTGTTGGGGTTGTGGCAGGTTCTGGAGCCAGGGATATTCCCATATTGAAGGCAGGGAGACATATCAAATATCTACAGAGCAAGGCCAAAAGAGCATACACTGTGAGGGGTGTAGCAATGAATGCAGTTAACCATCCACATGGAGGTGGAAACCACCAGCACGTTGGAGGACCGAGCACTGTAGCAAGAGGTGCCCCGCCAGGTGCCAAGGTTGGTAGATTATCACCTAAAAGGAGGGATAAGAAATGGTAG
- a CDS encoding 50S ribosomal protein L23, whose amino-acid sequence MDYIISPVVTEKTTLMMEKENKLTFIVDRRAKKADIKKEIEERFDVKVEGLNILITKKGKKAIARLSSDYSAEEIGGRIGIF is encoded by the coding sequence ATGGATTATATAATATCTCCTGTGGTTACTGAGAAGACCACACTAATGATGGAGAAGGAAAATAAATTAACATTCATTGTTGATCGCAGGGCAAAAAAGGCAGATATAAAAAAGGAAATTGAAGAGAGATTTGACGTGAAGGTGGAAGGACTTAATATCCTTATCACAAAAAAGGGGAAAAAAGCAATTGCAAGGCTTTCCTCTGATTATTCTGCTGAAGAAATAGGCGGAAGGATTGGAATATTCTAG
- the rpl4p gene encoding 50S ribosomal protein L4, producing MKANIYSIDGEVSKEIDLPPVFDIDPREDLIHKAFRAISLSMRQPYGSSPLAGTRRVGHNLGPNHGISRIPRLASGSRGVLLASMVGGRSALSPRSDKVLYKKINKKERKMAKLSAIAMTANKERIIARGHKISEDYVDKLTFPIVVEDDIENIKKVKDAVQVLANLGVYDDVLRSKNGKKIRAGRGKMRNRTYKQPKSLLIVGSSSENLRAFSSLPGVDLASLNSLSITKLAPGGNPGRLTIYTASAIENLREVD from the coding sequence ATGAAGGCTAATATTTATTCTATAGATGGGGAAGTCAGCAAGGAAATAGACTTACCTCCTGTATTCGATATTGATCCAAGAGAAGATCTTATTCACAAGGCCTTCAGGGCTATATCGCTTTCAATGAGACAGCCCTATGGATCAAGTCCACTTGCTGGAACAAGAAGAGTTGGGCATAACCTTGGTCCAAATCATGGTATTTCCAGGATTCCAAGACTTGCCAGCGGATCCAGGGGTGTACTTCTCGCCAGTATGGTAGGAGGTAGAAGTGCCCTATCACCGAGAAGTGATAAGGTACTGTATAAGAAAATTAATAAAAAGGAAAGAAAAATGGCAAAATTAAGTGCCATCGCAATGACAGCTAACAAAGAACGCATAATCGCCCGCGGGCATAAAATTTCAGAGGATTATGTGGATAAACTAACTTTTCCAATAGTTGTGGAAGATGATATAGAGAACATAAAGAAGGTAAAGGACGCAGTTCAGGTGCTGGCAAATCTAGGCGTATATGATGATGTTCTAAGATCTAAAAACGGGAAGAAAATCAGGGCCGGAAGAGGTAAAATGAGAAACAGGACATACAAACAGCCTAAAAGTCTTTTGATAGTTGGATCCTCCAGCGAGAACCTCAGGGCATTTTCATCTCTTCCAGGAGTTGATCTCGCATCCCTGAACAGTCTCAGCATAACCAAGCTTGCCCCGGGGGGAAACCCTGGCAGGCTGACTATATACACGGCATCTGCAATAGAAAATCTGAGGGAGGTGGATTAA
- the rpl3p gene encoding 50S ribosomal protein L3, whose product MATPHHSRRGSMAYYPRVRAKKIGAGIRSWPEIEGKSKIQAFAGYKVGMTHVQVTDYRKTSVTAGKTIMVPVTVVEVPPLNVIAIRYYEDGDNGLRVFTEKRAENIEKEVFKRIPEIKNKDSKNIEVKDVADVRLLVNTNPKLVTGIPNKTPEIFEVRIAGGTIPERIKLAEEKLGKELHFSDFNAEGSFVDVISVTKGKGFQGVVKRFGVKLLPRSNRKHRRMIGTLGPWHPDWVRNTVPQAGQVGLHQRTIHNIRIMKFGKKDNVDEINVKGGFLNYGLVRNDYILLYGSISGPAKRLIKLRDPARQKVSNAEKVEITYISRESKQGD is encoded by the coding sequence ATGGCAACACCGCATCATTCCCGTAGGGGATCAATGGCGTACTATCCCAGAGTACGTGCTAAAAAGATTGGGGCTGGAATTCGATCATGGCCAGAGATAGAAGGCAAATCGAAGATTCAGGCATTCGCTGGATATAAGGTAGGAATGACACACGTTCAGGTAACCGATTACCGTAAAACCAGTGTAACAGCTGGAAAAACCATAATGGTTCCCGTAACAGTGGTAGAGGTACCTCCTTTGAATGTTATAGCTATTCGTTACTATGAAGATGGTGACAATGGCCTCAGAGTATTCACAGAAAAGAGGGCTGAAAACATAGAAAAAGAAGTTTTTAAGAGGATACCTGAAATCAAGAATAAGGATTCAAAAAATATAGAGGTTAAGGATGTGGCAGATGTAAGGCTGCTGGTTAACACCAATCCAAAACTTGTTACAGGAATACCTAATAAAACTCCGGAAATATTTGAGGTTAGAATAGCTGGAGGTACTATTCCTGAGAGAATTAAACTCGCAGAAGAGAAGCTCGGTAAGGAACTGCACTTCTCTGATTTCAATGCTGAGGGCTCTTTTGTTGATGTAATTTCAGTTACAAAAGGAAAAGGTTTTCAGGGCGTGGTAAAGAGGTTCGGTGTAAAGCTTCTGCCCAGGAGTAACAGGAAACACAGAAGAATGATAGGAACTCTCGGTCCATGGCATCCTGACTGGGTAAGAAATACTGTTCCCCAAGCTGGTCAGGTAGGACTGCATCAGAGGACCATACATAATATAAGAATTATGAAATTTGGAAAAAAGGACAATGTCGACGAGATTAATGTTAAGGGCGGTTTCCTAAACTACGGCCTGGTAAGGAATGATTATATATTACTTTACGGGTCCATATCCGGTCCTGCCAAGAGGTTAATAAAATTAAGAGACCCGGCAAGACAGAAAGTATCAAATGCAGAAAAGGTTGAGATAACATACATCTCAAGAGAATCAAAACAGGGTGATTAA